The nucleotide sequence AATTACCTCAAACAATCGTTAGTGCCCTACACCATTTTCCGGCCCTGCGGTTTTATGCAAGGGCTAATCGGTCAATATGCCATTCCGATTCTGGAAGACCAATTGGTCTGGACTACTAAACCGCCCACGGCAATTTCTTACATTGACACCCTAGATGCTGCAGCGATCGCAGTGAAGGCGATCGGTTGCGAAGGAGCACTCCGACAGACTCTGCCTTTAGCGGGCTCTAAGGCTTGGACCCCGAGCGAAGTGATTGCTCTGTGCGAGAAACTCTCGAACAAAACTGCCAAGATCGCCACTATGCCGATCGGTATTTTGCGGGGGGCGCGCAATATCGCCAATTTCTTCCAGTGGACGTGGAATATTGGCGATCGCCTCGCCTTTGCTGAAGTGTTGGCGTCTGGAAAGCCGATGCATGCAGAGATGCAAGGGGTGTACGAGCTGCTCGATATCGATCCCGAGGAGCTCACCACTCTAGAGGGATATTTGCTGGAATATTTCGAGCGGATCTTGAAGAAGCTGCGCGATACCAACTATAAAGATCCCAAGAAAATGACGCGATTCTAAATGAGCAGCGATCGCCTTCAGGCAGTTCAGCGGCCCAGAAACTCCAACAACAACCGATTTACCGTCTGCGGAGCCTCTTGCTGAGCCCAATGGCCGCAATCTCGAATGATTTCCAGTTGCAGCTTGCGGGTAAAAAACGACTCCATATTCTCCGTCAATTTGCGGCTGAGGGCAAAGTCTTC is from Synechococcus sp. PCC 7336 and encodes:
- a CDS encoding NmrA family NAD(P)-binding protein is translated as MNVLVVGATGTLGRQVARKAIEAGHAVTCLVRNPTKAAFLSEWGAKLKVGSLTQPDTLAPALEGMEVAIDCATVRPSSSLSLKEVDWDGKVALINAARAAEIKQYMFFSVLRAEEFPTVPLMNFKHHIENYLKQSLVPYTIFRPCGFMQGLIGQYAIPILEDQLVWTTKPPTAISYIDTLDAAAIAVKAIGCEGALRQTLPLAGSKAWTPSEVIALCEKLSNKTAKIATMPIGILRGARNIANFFQWTWNIGDRLAFAEVLASGKPMHAEMQGVYELLDIDPEELTTLEGYLLEYFERILKKLRDTNYKDPKKMTRF